One Setaria viridis chromosome 3, Setaria_viridis_v4.0, whole genome shotgun sequence DNA window includes the following coding sequences:
- the LOC117847814 gene encoding GATA transcription factor 15 → MLRHCTGNSHHQSVATAAPGKTMASTTFSLFFPLPTKGPWPPAAADEAGAFDDDRSSITTSPSSPSSSSSAGSVDCTLSLGTPSSRRAAAEPAEQAKRAAAQPAYPSVSASASASAVSWDVAADQPYYYCCHGSKPAAAGAAKGAVARAEHDQLLVDRRCANCGTSSTPLWRNGPRGPKSLCNACGIRFKKEERRAAATAMDQGQGACGYVAQRAQYGTKQAPADAVPYYGEAAFPCGGGDVADAEAAPFLAWRLNVVAPSPAPAPAFAVWPERTSLFQYN, encoded by the exons ATGCTTCGCCACTGCACCGGCAACAGCCACCACCAGAGCGTCGCAACTGCTGCCCCGGGCAAAACCATGGCGTCCACCACCTTCTCGCTCTTCTTCCCGCTGCCCACCAAGGgcccgtggccgccggcggcggcggacgaggcaGGTGCGTTCGACGACGACCGCAGCTCCATCACCACCTCCCCTTcgtccccgtcctcctcctcgtccgcggGCTCCGTCGACTGCACGCTCTCGCTCGGGACGCCCTcgtcgcgccgcgccgccgccgagccggcgGAGCAGGCCAagcgcgccgccgcgcagccGGCGTACCCGTCCGTGTCCGCGTCCGCGTCCGCGTCCGCCGTGTCGTGGGACGTTGCCGCCGATCAGCCCTACTACTACTGCTGCCACGGCAGCAagcccgctgccgccggcgcggccaagGGCGCCGTGGCGCGAGCCGAGCACGACCAGCTCCTCGTGGACCGCCGCTGCGCCAACTGCGGCACCTCGTCGACGCCGCTCTGGCGGAACGGACCTCGCGGGCCCAAG TCCCTGTGCAACGCCTGCGGCATCAGGTTCAAGAAGGaggagcggcgcgcggcggcgacggcgatggacCAGGGCCAGGGCGCGTGCGGCTACGTCGCGCAGCGGGCGCAGTACGGGACGAAGCAGGCGCCCGCCGACGCCGTGCCCTACTACGGCGAGGCGGCGTtcccgtgcggcggcggcgacgtcgcggacgccgaggcGGCGCCGTTCCTCGCGTGGCGGCTGAACGTcgtcgcgccctcgccggcgccggcgcccgcgttCGCAGTCTGGCCGGAGCGGACGAGCTTGTTCCAGTACAACTAG
- the LOC117847009 gene encoding alkylbase DNA glycosidase-like protein mag2: MGEQSLSQPKPQPLSPSPPPASAASPAPTPTPAASTSTSPATAAASRPKKAPPPSSDSNPPKKPRLTFAVPGRPLSFAGEVAAAIRHLRDADPALAAVIDAHEPPVFQCPHRPFHSLVRSILYQQLAFKAAASVYSRFLSLLGGEASVTPDAVLALTPQQLRQIGVSPRKASYLHDLARKYVSGILSDSAIINMDDRSLAAMLTMVKGIGAWSVHMFMIFSLARPDVLPSADLGVRKGVQMLHGLEDVPRPSQMDKLCERWRPYRSVGAWYMWRLIESKVPQPAPAIPVGPLALPSPDGQIMLQQQQQQQQSVIQMIDPLQMLPGMG, encoded by the coding sequence ATGGGCGAGCAATCCCTCTCCCAGCCCAAGCCCCAGCCTctctccccgtcgccgcccccagcctccgccgcgtcgcccgcccccacccccacccccgccgcctccacatccacctcccccgccaccgccgccgcctcgcgccccAAGAAGGCGCCCCCTCCTTCCTCCGACTCCAACCCGCCGAAGAAGCCCCGCCTGACGTTTGCGGTCCCGGGCCGGCCCCTGTCcttcgccggcgaggtggccgccgccatccgccacCTGCGCGACGCCGaccccgccctcgccgccgtcatcgACGCCCACGAGCCCCCCGTGTTCCAGTGCCCGCACCGCCCGTTCCACTCCCTCGTCCGATCCATCCTCTACCAGCAGCTCGCCTTcaaggccgccgcctccgtctaCTCCCGGTTCCTCTCGCTCCTCGGCGGCGAGGCCAGCGTGACCCCCGACGCCGTCCTCGCGCTCACCCCGCAGCAGCTCCGCCAGATCGGGGTCTCCCCGCGCAAGGCGTCCTACCTACACGACCTCGCCCGCAAGTATGTCTCCGGGATCCTCTCCGATTCCGCCATCATCAACATGGACgaccgctccctcgccgccaTGCTCACCATGGTCAAGGGCATCGGCGCCTGGAGCGTCCACATGTTCATGATCTTCTCCCTCGCGCGACCCGATGTGCTCCCATCCGCCGACCTCGGCGTGCGCAAGGGCGTGCAGATGCTCCACGGGCTCGAAGACGTGCCTCGGCCGTCGCAGATGGACAAGCTGTGCGAGCGGTGGCGCCCCTACCGCTCCGTCGGGGCGTGGTATATGTGGCGGCTCATCGAGTCCAAGGTGCcgcagccggcgccggccaTCCCTGTGGGACCACTTGCACTCCCTTCGCCTGACGGCCAGATtatgctgcagcagcagcaacaacagcaacagaGTGTCATCCAAATGATCGATCCCCTTCAGATGCTCCCAGGAATGGGGTAA
- the LOC117850344 gene encoding sugar transporter ERD6-like 4, with the protein MSFRDQESGGEDGGRADLRKPLLNTGSWYRMPPAGGMMGSRQSSLMERLGSSTFSLRDVSVSATLCTLIVALGPIQFGFTCGYSSPTQDAVIADLGLSLSEFSLFGSLSNVGAMVGAIASGQIAEYIGRKGSLMIAAIPNIIGWLAISFAKDSSFLFMGRLLEGFGVGVISYTVPVYIAEIAPQDQRGALGAVFQLSVTIGILLSYLFGMFVPWRILAVLGVLPCTILIPGLFFVPESPRWLAKMGKTEDFEYSLQVLRGFQTDITAEVNEIKRSVASSRRRTTIRFADIKQKRYSVPLMIGIGLLVLQQLSGVNGILFYAASIFKAAGITNSNLATFGLGVVQVIVTGVTTWLSDKAGRRLLLIISTTGMTITLVVVSVSFFVKDNITAGSHLYSVMSMLSLAGLVAFVISFNLGLGAIPWIIMSEILPVSIKSLAGSVATLANWLGAWVITMTASLMLSWSNGGTFAIYAAVCTMALIFVCLWVPETKGRTLEEIAFSFR; encoded by the exons ATGAGCTTCCGGGACCAGGAGAGTGGCGGGGAGGATGGGGGCCGGGCGGACCTGCGGAAGCCGCTCTTGAACACCGGGAGCTGGTACCGGATGCCGCCGGCGGGGGGCATGATGGGCTCGCGGCAATCCAGCCTCATGGAGCGCCTAGGCTCCTCCACCTTCTCCCTCCGCGACGTCTCTGTCTCGGCCACGCTCTGCACGCTCATTGTTGCGCTAGGTCCCATCCAGTTCGGCTTCACCTGCGGCTACTCTTCGCCTACACAGGACGCGGTCATTGCTGACCTcggcctctctctctccgag TTTTCCCTGTTCGGATCACTGTCCAACGTAGGGGCGATGGTGGGCGCCATTGCCAGTGGGCAGATTGCAGAGTACATTGGCCGCAAGGGG TCTCTCATGATTGCCGCGATCCCGAACATTATTGGGTGGCTCGCAATATCATTTGCAAAA GATTCCTCCTTTTTGTTTATGGGCCGGCTGCTAGAAGGATTTGGTGTTGGTGTAATATCTTATACA GTACCTGTATATATTGCAGAAATTGCCCCACAGGACCAGAGGGGAGCTCTTGGTGCTGTCTTTCAG CTCTCAGTTACGATTGGTATATTGCTTTCCTACCTGTTTGGCATGTTTGTTCCCTGGAGAATTCTTGCTGTTCTAG GCGTTTTACCTTGTACAATCCTGATTCCTGGGTTGTTCTTTGTTCCTGAATCTCCAAGGTGGCTG GCAAAAATGGGAAAGACGGAAGATTTTGAGTACTCACTGCAAGTTCTGCGGGGATTTCAGACTGACATCACAGCAGAAGTGAATGAAATAAAG AGATCGGTAGCATCATCAAGGAGGAGGACAACCATTAGGTTTGCCGATATCAAGCAGAAGAGATATAGTGTTCCCCTTATG ATAGGAATTGGTCTCCTTGTACTGCAGCAACTAAGTGGTGTCAATGGCATTCTATTTTATGCTGCAAGTATCTTCAAAGCTGCTG GTATTACAAATAGTAATCTAGCAACATTTGGTTTGGGTGTGGTTCAG GTTATTGTTACTGGAGTGACAACCTGGCTGTCTGACAAAGCTGGTCGAAGGCTTCTTCTCATT ATTTCTACTACAGGAATGACCATTACTCTTGTTGTCGTTTCTGTGTCATTTTTTGTTAAG GACAACATAACTGCTGGCTCTCATTTGTACTCTGTAATGAGTATGCTTTCGCTGGCTGGACTTGTG GCATTTGTGATTTCATTCAATCTTGGCTTGGGAGCCATTCCCTGGATCATTATGTCTGAG ATTCTTCCTGTTAGTATTAAGAGTCTTGCTGGAAGTGTTGCGACCCTTGCAAACTGGTTGGGAGCATGGGTCATTACTATGACTGCAAGCTTGATGTTGAGCTGGAGCAATGGAG GAACCTTTGCTATTTACGCCGCAGTGTGTACCATGGCCCTCATTTTTGTGTGCTTGTGGGTGCCGGAGACCAAGGGAAGGACGCTTGAGGAAATTGCATTTTCATTCCGTTGA